In Lepus europaeus isolate LE1 unplaced genomic scaffold, mLepTim1.pri SCAFFOLD_28, whole genome shotgun sequence, a single genomic region encodes these proteins:
- the LOC133754704 gene encoding syntenin-1-like produces MSLYPSLEDLKVDKVIQAQTAFSANPANPAILSEASTPISQDGNLYPKLYPELSQYMGLSLNEEKIHANLVMVSGAPLPGQLVARPSSMNYMVAPVTGNDVGIRRAEIKQGIREVILCKDQDGKIGLRLKSIDNGIFVQLVQANSPASLVGLRFGDQVLQINGENCAGWSSDKAHKVLKQAFGEKITMTIRDRPFERTITMHKDSTGNVGFIFKNGKVTSIVKDSSAARKGLLMEHNTCEINGQNVIGLKDSQIADILSTSGTVVTVTSMPAFIFEHIIKRMAPSIMKSLMDHTIPEV; encoded by the coding sequence atgtctctctatccatctcttgaAGACTTGAAGGTAGACAAAGTAATTCAGGCTCAGACTGCTTTTTCTGCCAACCCTGCCAACCCAGCAATTTTGTCAGAAGCTTCTACTCCCATCTCTCAAGATGGAAATCTTTATCCTAAACTGTATCCGGAACTTTCTCAATACATGGGCCTgagtttaaatgaagaaaaaatacatgcaaatctggtgatggtctctggagcaccacttccggggcagttggtagcaagaccttccagtatgaactatatggtggctcctgtaactggaaatgatgttgggattcgcagagcagaaattaaacaagggattcgtgaagtcattttatgtaaggatcaagatggaaaaattggactcaggcttaaatcaatagataatggtatatttgttcagctagtccaggcaaattctccagcctcattggttggtttgagatttggcgaccaggtactccagatcaatggtgaaaactgtgcaggctggagctctgataaagctcacaaggtgctcaaacaggcttttggagagaagaTCACAATGACCATTCGTGACAGGCCTTTTGAGCGGACAATTACTATGCATAAGGACAGTACTGGAAACGttggctttatctttaaaaatgggaaagtaacatccatagtgaaagatagttctgcagccagaaaggGTCTTCTCATGGAACATAACACCTGTGAGATCAATGGCCAGAACGTCATTGGATTGAAGGACTCTCAAATTGCAGACATACtatcaacatctgggactgtagTTACCGTCACAAGCAtgcctgcttttatctttgaacatattATTAAACGGATGGCGCCAAGCATTATGAAAAGCCTGATGGATCACACCATCCCTGAAGTTTAA